A single region of the Fusarium fujikuroi IMI 58289 draft genome, chromosome FFUJ_chr05 genome encodes:
- a CDS encoding related to ubiquinone biosynthesis protein CAT5 encodes MPLSRSLAKPLRSLLVRSTPSLYKSCVRTIATTPASDSTPGSPKKLKALTQEQRDFLDSALRVNQAGELAAVLIYAAQSPILLRSKPHLRKLMAHMYDQEDGHFKTFNGLIHKHRIRPTALYPLWSVMATGLGWSTAMLGYEAAMACTEAVETEIGGHYNEQIRTLLEMVTQWEAEGYEVGEELSDLVKTLRVIRDEELEHLDHAVAHDAQKAEPHWLLTGVIRAGCRGAIWVSEKV; translated from the exons ATGCCTTTGTCCAGAAGTCTTGCCAAACCTCTGCGCTCTCTTCTAGTGCgatcaacaccaagtctTTACAAGTCATGTGTTCGCACCATCGCCACGACTCCAGCCTCAGACTCAACGCCTGGGTCTCCCAAGAAACTCAAAGCACTCACCCAGGAGCAACGTGATTTTCTCGACTCAGCT CTTCGTGTCAATCAAGCTGGTGAACTTGCTGCAGTCCTCATTTATGCTGCGCAGTCACCCATCCTTCTCCGATCAAAGCCTCATCTCCGCAAGCTGATGGCACACATGTATGATCAAGAAGACGGTCactttaagacctttaatGGCCTCATTCACAAGCATCGCATTCGCCCTACTGCTCTGTACCCTTTGTGGTCCGTCATGGCTACTGGTCTAGGCTGGTCTACTGCTATGCTCGGTTACGAAGCTGCTATGGCTTGTAcagaggctgttgagacaGAGATTGGTGGCCACTATAACGAACAAATTCGGACATTGTTGGAAATGGTTACACAATGGGAAGCCGAGGGCTACGAAGTCGGCGAGGAGTTATCAGATCTTGTCAAGACCCTCAGAGTGATACGAGACGAAGAATTGGAGCATCTCGATCATGCTGTAGCGCATGATGCACAAAAGGCAGAACCTCATTGGCTTCTCACTGGCGTCATTCGTGCAGGCTGCCGAGGTGCTATCTGGGTAAGCGAAAAAGTTTGA
- a CDS encoding related to phospholipase D, which translates to MTQHRPDGDVSPMDVSPRSVSPENPNLQPAPPSVSKSTSDTLLPPVGLKITALSNPPGSTKEIKPASNELASGHGKAPLTAIPRSTPASTKSLKDHGISDRDFGLAVDGDGQDNSQAPSRPSIQFTRPDGVDTPPTFMRGNSWEEPETPGKSRGASLMSKLKALTNNGGVSTPKSSTVAGPSSQGNQSNINSPTRPSRGVPGTLTEEDTDADADAEETADEGSPGDGKSKKKKQKRRMRRTKKATTPTPGTPRRFVSDIDVLDSFDQLVKRRASMPDTTVPDYGVSEGEGRDRLGMAFRRGNSWMTSAVRHHGEEIDEVESPGAVGRRTGHVRRITVFGGGGVSDGDAMTPRRPFFTSERASTFGAQKWKQVKNTLKLLRQKKEDRFDYYKSAELMAELRAGAPAVLMLASMIQRDEHGNKRIPVLLEQLKLRITDSSPMEDDDKDRHWLFTIELEYGSGPSRMSWTVTRTLRDIYNLHLRYKFAINNDKYMPGRMDLGGRPKQPKFPYSAFPYLRGARKKGEESDEEDQASIRGEEETAGEGTATEAAGDGIFSDPENPGGLPRRKSRNFLGMGPRRRSTGITDPGDMSNPEGPGMPAMDMATRRQRYVEKQRRILEKYLSEMIRWLMFRADSNRLCRFLELSALGVRLAAEGSYHGKECYLHIQPSKGLDFRRALTPAKVISRHSRKWFLVRQSYIVCVESPENMNIFDVYLVDSKFSISSKRSKVKAIGSAEKKAEIDLTVEAPPDKHHTMTLRSSERKVRLFSRNQSVMKQFEDSINQMLKQTPWYQNKRFDSFSPVRNHVFAQWLVDGRDYMWNVSRAINMARDVIYIHDWWLSPELYMRRPAAISQKWRLDRLLQKKAREGVKVFVIVYRNVEAAVPIDSEHTKSSLLNLHPNIFVQRSPNQFKKNQFFFAHHEKICIVDHDVAFVGGIDLCFGRWDCPQHPIVDDKPTGFEMSETPKDAEHCQLFPGKDYSNPRVQDFFRLNEPYEEMYDRSKVPRMPWHDVAMQVVGQPARDLTRHFVQRWNYLRRGRKPTRPLPFLLPPPDANVDELKELGLTGTCEVQILRSATTWSLGIEQTEHSIQNAYIKMIEESDHFVYMENQFFITSTEAYNTRIVNRIGDALVERIIRAHENDEDWRCVIVIPLMPGFQNTVDEQEGTSVRLILMCQYASICRGEQSIFGRLRTAGIEPEDYIAFYSLRQWGVMSNDVLVTEQLYIHAKTIIVDDRVALIGSANINERSMLGSRDSECAAIVRDTDMINSTMAGRPYQVGRFAHTLRLRLMREHLGLDVDEILEQERQAELDRQDFEKEMEDIYNEENGGPADSSKLSPKRPDHLRIPSINHDLDAAVEVEDDSSSSSGSSSDSNAEVDSTIINQSEDKVKHELDVTGYGPDRWKTAEKSGLDAGRDSVIINGREVLVSNIGNEGKGTLQSPKETQPHSPQPDNRYLDPGNHNDSLPPVPALNRRTTDQLGLPRPAQLPSLPISDDTDIGGPPLHIDPETGKPVNGIFHPMAADIHLAHIDKDCMVDPVNPNFIDEIWNRAAQNNTKLYRRVFRCMPDSEVSTWAEYREYTTYGERFRASMEGGRSRGEDSEFPPSSRHRGSTAGGAGVSAPGPEVMAKAVETEAEKAIGRMTEKLPLGHHEEDRIKIVIPGESQRDTDEKQAMKDGEAISSRPTTGLENDNGPDAHQHTEAPSPVYSPGDTPFPAFDGGSSGRYLDPQTGTKDRERRTTFSTLEKPSSRDTNAPPPGQFGSVKRRRRATTKNSRRGFSIDDMPSRGQAEELLNMVQGNIVQFPYDWLLTEEQNGNWGYQVDGVAPLAI; encoded by the coding sequence ATGACGCAACATCGACCAGACGGGGATGTCTCGCCCATGGACGTCAGTCCTCGTTCAGTTTCCCCAGAGAACCCGAATCTCCAACCTGCTCCCCCCTCTGTTTCCAAATCAACCTCCGATACTCTCCTACCTCCTGTCGGGCTTAAGATTACAGCCTTGTCAAACCCTCCAGGTTCGACCAAAGAAATAAAGCCAGCTTCAAACGAACTGGCTTCGGGCCACGGCAAGGCACCTTTAACGGCCATACCGAGATCCACCCCAGCTTCAACCAAGTCGCTCAAGGACCATGGCATCAGCGACCGAGACTTTGGCCTGGCCGTTGATGGTGACGGACAAGACAATAGTCAGGCGCCTTCGAGGCCGAGCATACAATTCACCCGCCCAGATGGCGTCGATACGCCTCCAACATTTATGCGAGGCAATTCATGGGAAGAGCCAGAAACCCCAGGCAAATCTCGTGGTGCCTCATTGATGTCAAAACTCAAGGCTCTCACCAACAATGGGGGCGTGTCGACACCAAAGTCATCTACTGTGGCTGGACCTTCGAGTCAAGGCAATCAATCAAACATCAACTCTCCGACGCGACCGAGCCGTGGAGTCCCTGGCACATTGACAGAGGAGGACACTGACGCCGATGCCGACGCCGAGGAAACAGCCGACGAGGGCAGCCCCGGAGATGGCAAAtcgaagaaaaagaaacagaagaggaggatgcgCCGCACAAAGAAGGCAACCACTCCTACACCCGGAACGCCTCGGCGCTTTGTGAGCGACATCGATGTGTTGGATAGCTTCGATCAGTTGGTTAAGCGCCGCGCAAGTATGCCCGATACAACTGTCCCTGATTATGGTGTCTCTGAAGGCGAAGGTAGAGACCGCTTGGGCATGGCTTTCCGCAGAGGAAACTCTTGGATGACTTCCGCTGTGCGACACCATGGCGAGGAAATTGATGAAGTCGAAAGCCCTGGAGCGGTCGGACGACGAACAGGTCACGTCCGCCGAATTACCGtttttggtggtggaggggtTTCGGATGGTGATGCTATGACACCTCGACGCCCCTTCTTCACTTCTGAACGTGCGTCCACTTTTGGTGCTCAGAAGTGGAAGCAAGTCAAGAACACACTCAAACTCCTTCggcagaagaaagaagaccGTTTTGACTATTATAAATCGGCCGAGCTGATGGCCGAACTAAGGGCTGGCGCTCCCGCCGTTCTTATGCTTGCTAGCATGATCCAAAGAGATGAACACGGGAACAAGAGGATTCcggttcttcttgagcagctCAAGCTTCGCATTACCGATAGCTCTCCCATGGAGGATGACGACAAGGACCGACACTGGCTATTCACCATAGAACTGGAATACGGAAGTGGACCGAGCAGAATGAGTTGGACCGTAACTCGAACGCTTAGAGATATCTACAACCTACATTTGCGTTACAAGTTTGCTATCAACAACGATAAGTACATGCCCGGACGCATGGACTTGGGTGGCCGGCCAAAGCAGCCCAAATTTCCATACTCGGCCTTCCCTTATCTTCGCGGTGCTCGCAAGAAGGGAGAAGAaagcgacgaagaagatcaagccaGTATTcgcggagaagaagagacagcTGGTGAAGGTACAGCAACTGAAGCAGCAGGGGACGGCATTTTCAGTGACCCCGAGAATCCCGGTGGCCTCCCACGAAGGAAGTCTCGCAATTTCCTGGGGATGGGCCCGAGGCGCAGATCCACAGGCATTACCGATCCTGGGGATATGTCCAACCCAGAGGGTCCAGGAATGCCTGCTATGGACATGGCAACGCGGAGACAACGTTATGTTGAGAAGCAACGGCGTATTCTTGAAAAGTACCTGTCTGAGATGATCAGATGGCTCATGTTTAGAGCTGACAGCAACCGACTCTGCCGCTTTCTCGAACTCTCGGCCCTTGGTGTTCGCCTCGCCGCCGAGGGTAGTTACCACGGAAAGGAGTGTTACCTTCATATCCAACCTTCGAAGGGTCTAGACTTTCGCCGTGCTCTGACACCAGCGAAGGTTATCTCTCGACACAGTCGAAAATGGTTCCTCGTACGACAGAGCTATATCGTCTGCGTAGAGTCTCCCGAAAACATGAACATTTTCGATGTGTACCTAGTCGATTCGAAATTCAGTATTTCCTCGAAGCGAAGTAAAGTCAAGGCGATTGGCTCCGCTGAGAAAAAGGCTGAGATCGATTTGACTGTGGAGGCACCCCCTGACAAACATCACACTATGACCCTTCGCTCATCCGAACGCAAGGTCCGCCTCTTCTCCCGCAACCAATCCGTGATGAAGCAGTTTGAGGACTCCATCAACCAGATGCTCAAGCAAACTCCCTGGTATCAGAACAAACGATTTGACAGCTTCTCTCCTGTGCGAAACCATGTATTTGCCCAATGGCTCGTTGACGGCCGCGACTATATGTGGAACGTTTCTCGAGCTATCAATATGGCCCGCGATGTCATTTACATCCACGATTGGTGGCTGAGCCCCGAGCTGTACATGCGCAGACCAGCAGCTATCAGCCAGAAATGGCGACTGGATAGACTGCTGCAGAAGAAAGCTAGAGAAGGTGTTAAAGTCTTTGTCATAGTATACCGAAACGTCGAAGCTGCCGTTCCGATAGATTCCGAGCATACCAAATCTTCATTGTTGAACCTCCACCCTAACATCTTCGTACAACGATCCCCTAACCAattcaagaagaaccagTTCTTCTTCGCTCACCACGAGAAGATCTGCATCGTGGATCATGATGTAGCTTTTGTTGGAGGAATTGATTTGTGCTTTGGACGATGGGATTGTCCTCAGCATCCTATCGTCGACGACAAACCAACTGGATTTGAGATGTCTGAGACACCTAAGGATGCAGAGCATTGCCAGTTATTCCCCGGAAAGGACTATTCAAACCCTCGAGTGCAGGACTTCTTCAGGCTCAACGAGCCGTATGAGGAGATGTACGACCGAAGCAAAGTACCTCGCATGCCCTGGCATGATGTTGCCATGCAAGTTGTGGGCCAGCCTGCAAGAGACTTGACGCGCCACTTTGTCCAACGTTGGAATTATCTTCGCCGAGGACGAAAGCCTACACGCCCGTTGCCCTTCCTGCTCCCCCCGCCGGACGCTAACGTAGATGAGTTGAAGGAGCTGGGTCTAACAGGCACTTGCGAAGTCCAGATTCTCCGATCTGCCACCACTTGGTCCTTGGGTATCGAACAGACTGAGCACAGTATTCAGAATGCATACATCAAAATGATCGAGGAGTCAGATCATTTTGTCTATATGGAAAACCAGTTTTTCATTACCAGTACTGAGGCATATAACACCAGAATCGTGAATCGTATCGGCGACGCTCTTGTTGAACGCATCATACGGGCCCACGAGAATGATGAAGACTGGCGTTGCGTTATTGTTATTCCCCTTATGCCTGGATTTCAAAATACCGTCGATGAACAGGAGGGTACAAGTGTTCGCCTGATCTTGATGTGTCAGTACGCTAGTATTTGTAGAGGCGAACAGTCCATCTTTGGCAGGCTTCGAACCGCTGGCATTGAGCCGGAAGACTACATCGCTTTCTACTCGCTTCGTCAATGGGGAGTCATGAGTAACGATGTCCTTGTCACCGAGCAACTCTACATCCATGCTAAGACAATTATCGTTGATGACCGCGTGGCTCTTATCGGCTCCGCTAACATTAATGAGCGATCAATGCTTGGTAGTCGTGACTCGGAGTGTGCTGCAATCGTTCGAGATACTGACATGATCAACTCGACAATGGCTGGAAGACCATACCAGGTTGGCCGTTTTGCTCACACACTCCGACTCCGACTGATGCGAGAACATCTCGGCCTCGATGTTGACGAAATACTTGAGCAAGAGCGCCAGGCAGAGCTTGACCGTCAAGATTTCGAGAAAGAGATGGAGGATATATATAATGAAGAGAATGGTGGTCCTGCCGATTCCTCAAAGCTTTCACCGAAACGCCCCGATCACCTACGCATTCCAAGTATTAACCATGATCtagatgctgctgttgaggttgaagacgacagcagcagcagcagcggcagcagcagtgacAGTAACGCAGAAGTGGATAGTActatcatcaatcaatcgGAGGATAAGGTGAAGCATGAGCTGGACGTGACCGGTTATGGGCCTGACCGTTGGAAGACTGCCGAGAAATCCGGCCTTGATGCCGGCCGCGATTCTGTTATCATCAACGGTCGCGAAGTTCTTGTTAGCAATATCGGCAATGAAGGCAAGGGGACACTGCAATCACCCAAAGAAACACAGCCACACAGTCCACAACCCGATAATCGATATCTGGACCCAGGAAACCACAACGACAGCCTCCCCCCTGTGCCGGCTCTAAATCGTCGCACTACAGATCAACTTGGTCTGCCCCGTCCCGCACAGCTACCGTCTTTGCCGATAAGCGACGATACTGACATTGGCGGCCCTCCACTACATATCGATCCTGAAACAGGAAAACCGGTTAATGGTATTTTCCATCCGATGGCCGCAGATATTCATTTAGCCCACATCGACAAAGACTGTATGGTAGATCCAGTCAACCCCAACTTTATTGACGAAATTTGGAACCGGGCTGCTCAAAACAACACGAAGCTCTATCGACGAGTGTTCCGTTGTATGCCGGATTCCGAAGTGAGCACTTGGGCAGAATATCGAGAGTACACGACCTACGGCGAGAGGTTCCGGGCAAGCATGGAAGGTGGCCGATCAAGAGGTGAAGACTCGGAGTTTCCTCCATCCTCGAGACATCGTGGATCCACTGCgggtggtgctggtgttaGTGCACCAGGACCAGAGGTGATGGCCAAGGCTGTTGAAACTGAAGCAGAGAAGGCAATCGGAAGAATGACCGAGAAGCTTCCTCTTGGCCACCATGAGGAGGATAGAATCAAAATCGTCATTCCTGGCGAGAGCCAGCGTGATACTGATGAAAAACAAGCAATGAAAGACGGTGAGGCTATATCATCACGACCCACCACTGGGCTGGAAAATGACAATGGCCCCGATGCACATCAACATACAGAGGCACCATCTCCAGTCTACTCGCCCGGAGATACCCCATTCCCTGCCTTCGATGGAGGCAGTAGTGGAAGATACCTTGACCCACAGACAGGTACCAAGGACAGAGAGAGGCGCACTACTTTTTCGACGCTCGAGAAACCTTCCTCAAGAGATACTAATGCCCCTCCACCGGGGCAGTTTGGCTCAGTGAAACGCAGACGCCGTGCAACTACTAAGAATAGCCGACGCGGTTTTAGTATCGACGACATGCCATCACGGGGGCAGGCTGAAGAGCTTTTAAATATGGTCCAGGGCAATATCGTGCAGTTCCCTTATGATTGGCTCCTTACGGAGGAGCAGAACGGGAACTGGGGTTATCAAGTCGATGGCGTTGCCCCCTTGGCAATTTAG